The following coding sequences lie in one Lolium perenne isolate Kyuss_39 chromosome 2, Kyuss_2.0, whole genome shotgun sequence genomic window:
- the LOC127322090 gene encoding hydroxyproline O-galactosyltransferase GALT6: MRRPPPAGASCRRRAIEGLATALLLYALLVFLLESPLVSNPTPDAATAAGSRPPLHLHRAEDRAAPARPDKQPHPASASASLSRMVSGLHLRLLNSSRSGPLRRPIADAVAAGARVFSQLQTLHPPAAAAPPSRDVCAQSIVLTADEFRERGRVAELPCGLTLGSHITVAATPRAAHADGDPKIALLRDGDQPIMVSQFMMELQGLNTVDGEDPPRILHFNPRLRGDWSGRPVIEHNTCYRMQWGTPLRCEGRKSHTDEETVDGLCKCERWIRDDQEQPEETKAVWWLNRLIGHKKEVNIDWPFPFVEGKLFVLTLSAGMEGYHVNVDGRHVTSFPYRTGFVLEDATGLSLNGDLDVQSVFAGSLPTTHPSFAPQDYLEMSTLWQAPPLPDHPVDIFIGILSSANHFAERMGVRKTWMSAVSKSPNVVARFFVALHGRSEVNFQLKKEAEFFGDIVFVPFLDNYDLVVLKTLAILEYGLHVVSAKYVMKCDDDTFVRLDSVITEIVNVPSGTSLYMGNINFHHRPLRQGKWAVTYEEWPEEEYPVYANGPGYVISSDIAAFVLSAFRNKTLRLFKMEDVSMGLWVEQFTRTRHVQYVHNSKFCQFGCIDDYYTAHYQSPRLMLCMWQKLLDGKPECCNAR; this comes from the exons ATGCGGAGGCCGCCGCCCGCGGGGGCGTCCTGCCGCCGCCGCGCGATCGAGGGGCTGGCCACCGCGCTCCTCCTCTACGCGcttctcgtcttcctcctcgagtCGCCGCTCGTCTCCAACCCGACACCGGACGCTGCCACTGCCGCCGGGTCGCGCCCTCCTCTCCACCTGCACCGCGCCGAGGACCGCGCCGCCCCCGCGCGCCCCGACAAACAGCCCCatcccgcctccgcctccgccagcCTCTCGCGCATGgtctccggcctccacctccgcctcctcaacTCCTCGCGCTCCGGGCCCCTCCGCCGCCCGATAGCCGACGCCGTCGCGGCCGGCGCGCGCGTCTTCTCCCAGCTCCAGACCCTCcacccgcccgccgccgccgcgccgccctccCGCGACGTGTGCGCGCAGTCCATCGTCCTAACCGCCGACGAGTTCCGCGAGAGGGGCCGCGTCGCGGAGCTGCCGTGCGGGCTCACTCTCGGCTCCCACATCACGGTGGCGGCGACGCCTCGCGCGGCGCACGCGGACGGCGACCCGAAGATCGCGCTGCTCAGGGACGGGGACCAGCCCATcatggtgtcgcagttcatgatGGAGCTCCAGGGGCTTAACACGGTCGACGGAGAGGACCCGCCACGCATCCTCCACTTCAACCCGCGCCTCCGCGGCGACTGGAGCGGCAGGCCGGTCATCGAGCACAACACCTGCTACCGCATGCAGTGGGGCACGCCGCTGCGCTGCGAAGGCCGCAAGTCCCACACCGATGAGGAAACCG TGGATGGTTTGTGCAAGTGCGAGAGGTGGATTCGGGACGACCAAGAGCAGCCTGAGGAGACCAAGGCGGTCTGGTGGCTCAACCGGCTCATCGGCCACAAGAAGGAGGTCAACATCGATTGGCCCTTCCCTTTTGTGGAGGGCAAACTATTTGTTCTTACTCTCAGCGCTGGAATGGAGGGGTACCATGTCAATGTGGACGGCCGGCATGTGACTTCTTTCCCTTACCGCACT GGGTTTGTGCTTGAGGACGCCACAGGATTGTCATTGAATGGGGACCTTGATGTGCAATCAGTGTTTGCTGGGTCCTTACCCACTACACACCCCAGTTTTGCACCACAGGATTATCTGGAGATGTCAACTCTTTGGCAGGCACCCCCTCTGCCTGATCACCCAGTTGACATTttcattggcatactctcatCTGCCAATCATTTTGCTGAGCGTATGGGTGTCCGTAAGACATGGATGTCTGCTGTAAGCAAGTCACCAAATGTTGTTGCTCGCTTCTTTGTTGCACTG CATGGCAGAAGCGAAGTGAATTTCCAGTTGAAAAAGGAGGCAGAATTCTTTGGGGACATTGTTTTTGTGCCATTTCTGGATAATTATGACCTAGTTGTTCTCAAGACTCTTGCAATATTGGAGTATGGG CTTCATGTTGTCTCTGCTAAATATGTAATGAAGTGTGATGATGATACTTTTGTAAGACTTGACTCAGTAATCACTGAAATTGTTAATGTGCCAAGTGGTACAAGTCTTTACATGGGGAATATCAATTTCCACCACAGGCCATTGCGCCAAGGGAAATGGGCAGTGACTTATGAG GAGTGGCCAGAAGAAGAGTATCCAGTCTATGCTAATGGCCCCGGATATGTTATATCATCTGATATTGCTGCTTTTGTTTTGTCAGCATTTAGGAACAAGACGTTGAGG CTCTTCAAAATGGAAGACGTGAGCATGGGTTTGTGGGTTGAGCAGTTCACTAGGACAAGGCACGTTCAATACgttcacaacagcaagttttgtcAGTTTGGATGCATagatgattattatactgcacatTACCAATCTCCAAGGCTGATGTTATGTATGTGGCAAAAGTTGCTGGATGGAAAACCAGAATGTTGCAATGCGAGATAA